From Coturnix japonica isolate 7356 chromosome 1, Coturnix japonica 2.1, whole genome shotgun sequence, the proteins below share one genomic window:
- the LOC107308333 gene encoding gap junction beta-2 protein-like: MDWGTLQAVLGGVNKHSTSIGKIWLTVLFIFRILILGTAAELVWGDEQSDFVCNTQQPGCRNVCYDHFFPISHIRLWALQLIFVSTPALLVAMHVAYTRHEKKRRFRNSDKINIEELKNEKIHIRGPLWWTYTFSIFFRIIFEAVFMYVFYYMYDGYQMPRLVKCDAWPCPNTVDCFVSRPTEKTTFTIFMLAVSGICMMLNLAELCYLVIKVCLKDSGKTTVLK; encoded by the coding sequence atggaCTGGGGAACACTGCAAGCTGTTTTGGGAGGTGTAAATAAACACTCCACCAGCATTGGGAAGATATGGCTCACAGTGCTCTTCATTTTCCGCATCCTGATCCTGGGAACAGCTGCTGAACTAGTATGGGGAGATGAACAGTCAGACTTTGTGTGCAACACCCAGCAACCTGGTTGTAGAAATGTTTGCTATGATCACTTTTTCCCCATCTCTCACATCAGACTCTGGGCCCTGCAGCTGATCTTCGTTTCTACCCCTGCGCTGCTGGTGGCCATGCATGTGGCTTACACCAGGCATGAGAAGAAAAGGCGATTCAGAAATAGTGATAAAATCAATAttgaagagctgaaaaatgaaaagattcaCATTCGAGGTCCCCTGTGGTGGACATACACCTTCAGTATCTTCTTCAGGATCATCTTTGAGGCAGTCTTCATGTACGTGTTCTACTACATGTACGACGGGTACCAGATGCCTCGCCTGGTGAAGTGTGATGCATGGCCCTGCCCCAACACAGTGGATTGCTTTGTGTCTCGACCTACTGAGAAAACCACCTTTACTATTTTTATGCTTGCTGTATCTGGGATCTGCATGATGTTGAATCTGGCTGAGTTGTGTTACTTAGTGATAAAAGTTTGCCTGAAAGATTCTGGgaaaacaacagttttaaaatag